One genomic window of Saccopteryx bilineata isolate mSacBil1 chromosome 4, mSacBil1_pri_phased_curated, whole genome shotgun sequence includes the following:
- the GPR150 gene encoding probable G-protein coupled receptor 150, whose translation MEYPLSLSTLAPAPNLSVPISLGWGLNLTSAQEIPAAGPPPLPSGQPSHLVVLGVILVVALAGNTKVLCRLCGGGGPWLGPKRRKMDFLLVQLALADLYASGGTAMSQLAWELLGEPRRSAGDQECRFVQLLQVSGRGASAHLVVLIALERQRATRCPQGPPLPARALAALGWLLALLLALPPAFVVRGGGPSAPPAASPAARAWPEEHRCRGIFASLPRWHLQVYSLYEAAAGFAAPVAILGVACSRLIRALWQRPPPAPSAAARPSASPGPAPAHSALPRAKVRSLKMSLVLALLFVVFELPYFAARLAAAWSSGPVGEWEAEDLAVALRLVGVTNSALNPFVYLFFQAGDSQPGRRLWKRLGALCCSPKGVSEDDEGARGQQALRRHRWPHPHYHHARREKGCARPPPPRPWPRPCSCESAF comes from the coding sequence ATGGAGTATCCCCTCAGCCTCTCAACTCTGGCTCCGGCGCCCAACCTCTCCGTACCCATCTCGCTGGGCTGGGGTCTCAACCTGACTTCCGCACAAGAAATCCCGGCTGCAGGGCCACCGCCGCTGCCGTCAGGACAGCCCAGCCACCTGGTTGTCCTGGGGGTCATcctggtggtggccctggccggcaaCACCAAGGTACTGTGCCGCCTGTGTGGCGGCGGCGGACCCTGGCTGGGTCCCAAGCGTCGCAAGATGGACTTCTTGCTGGTGCAACTAGCCCTGGCAGACCTGTACGCGAGCGGCGGCACCGCGATGTCGCAGCTGGCCTGGGAGCTGCTGGGCGAGCCGCGTCGGTCGGCGGGAGACCAGGAGTGCCGCTTCGTGCAGCTCCTGCAGGTATCGGGCCGGGGCGCCTCTGCCCACCTGGTGGTGCTCATTGCCCTCGAGCGCCAGCGCGCCACGCGCTGTCCGCAGGGCCCGCCGCTGCCCGCGCGCGCCCTCGCCGCCCTGGGCTGGCTGCTGGCGCTGCTGCTCGCACTGCCGCCGGCCTTCGTGGTGCGCGGGGGAGGCCCCTCCGCACCCCCCGCGGCGTCCCCAGCCGCCCGCGCCTGGCCCGAGGAGCATCGCTGCCGCGGCATCTTCGCCTCCCTGCCGCGTTGGCACCTGCAGGTCTACTCGCTCTACGAGGCCGCTGCGGGATTCGCGGCGCCGGTCGCGATCCTGGGCGTCGCCTGCAGCCGCTTGATCCGCGCCCTGTGGCAGCGCCCGCCCCCGGCCCCGTCTGCTGCGGCGCGGCCGTCGGCGAGTCCCGGCCCAGCGCCCGCCCACAGTGCGCTGCCGCGCGCCAAAGTACGGAGCCTGAAGATGAGCCTGGTGCTTGCGCTGCTGTTCGTGGTTTTCGAACTGCCCTATTTTGCGGCCCGGCTGGCAGCCGCGTGGTCGTCCGGACCCGTGGGAGAGTGGGAAGCGGAGGACCTGGCGGTGGCGCTGCGCCTCGTGGGGGTGACGAACAGCGCCCTCAATCCCTTCGTCTACCTCTTCTTCCAGGCAGGCGACTCCCAGCCAGGGAGGCGGCTGTGGAAGCGCCTAGGCGCGCTCTGCTGCTCGCCGAAGGGAGTTTCGGAGGACGACGAAGGTGCCCGAGGCCAACAAGCACTCCGTCGCCACCGCTGGCCCCACCCTCACTATCACCACGCTCGGCGGGAGAAGGGCTGCGCACGCCCCCCGCCGCCGCGCCCCTGGCCGCGGCCCTGCTCCTGCGAAAGTGCGTTCTAG